A part of Pantoea vagans genomic DNA contains:
- the dnaB gene encoding replicative DNA helicase, giving the protein MAGNKPTNKSNETQDRQLAGVKMPPHSLEAEQSVLGGLMLDNERWDNVSERVVANDFFNRSHRLIFSEMQRLLENSKPIDLITLSESLETRGELEMAGGFAYLAELAKNTPSAANIGAYADIVRERAVVREMISVANQIADAGYDPQGRNSEELLDFAESNVFKIAEARADKDAGPKNIEQILESTVSRIESLYQTPHDGVTGVDTGYQDLNKKTAGLQGSDLIIVAARPSMGKTTFAMNLCENAAMLQEKPVLIFSLEMPSEQIMMRMLASLSRVDQTRIRTGQLDDEDWARISGTMGILLEKKNMYIDDSSGLTPTEVRSRARRIYRENGGLSMIMIDYLQLMRVPSLSDNRTLEIAEISRSLKALAKELNVPVVALSQLNRSLEQRADKRPVNSDLRESGSIEQDADLIMFIYRDEVYHENSDLKGIAEIILGKQRNGPIGTVRLTFNGQWSRFDNYAGPQYDDE; this is encoded by the coding sequence ATGGCAGGAAATAAACCCACCAACAAATCGAACGAAACGCAGGATCGCCAGCTCGCAGGCGTGAAAATGCCCCCGCATTCTCTGGAAGCGGAGCAGTCGGTGCTCGGTGGGTTAATGCTGGATAACGAGCGCTGGGATAACGTCTCTGAGCGCGTCGTCGCGAATGATTTTTTCAACCGCTCGCATCGGCTGATTTTTTCCGAGATGCAGCGGCTGCTGGAAAACAGCAAACCCATCGACCTGATTACGCTCTCTGAATCGCTGGAAACCCGCGGCGAACTGGAGATGGCCGGTGGCTTCGCCTATCTGGCTGAGCTGGCGAAAAATACCCCGAGTGCGGCGAACATCGGCGCTTATGCCGACATTGTGCGCGAACGCGCAGTGGTGCGTGAGATGATCTCCGTCGCCAACCAGATTGCTGATGCCGGCTACGATCCGCAGGGACGTAACAGCGAAGAGCTGCTCGACTTCGCAGAGTCGAACGTCTTTAAAATTGCGGAAGCGCGTGCGGATAAAGATGCTGGCCCGAAAAACATCGAGCAGATTCTGGAATCAACCGTCTCCCGTATCGAATCGCTCTATCAGACACCGCATGACGGCGTCACCGGCGTGGATACCGGCTATCAGGACCTCAATAAAAAGACTGCGGGCCTGCAGGGCTCTGACCTGATTATTGTTGCCGCCCGTCCGTCGATGGGTAAAACCACCTTTGCGATGAACCTGTGCGAAAACGCCGCCATGCTGCAGGAGAAGCCGGTGCTGATCTTCAGTCTGGAGATGCCCAGCGAGCAGATCATGATGCGTATGCTGGCGTCACTTTCCCGCGTCGATCAGACCCGCATCCGAACCGGACAGCTGGATGATGAGGACTGGGCGCGCATCTCCGGCACCATGGGCATCCTGCTGGAGAAGAAGAACATGTACATCGATGACTCTTCTGGCCTGACGCCTACCGAAGTGCGCTCGCGCGCCCGACGCATCTACCGTGAAAACGGTGGCTTAAGTATGATCATGATTGACTACCTGCAGCTGATGCGCGTGCCGTCACTGTCGGACAACCGTACGCTGGAAATTGCAGAAATCTCCCGCTCGCTGAAAGCACTGGCCAAAGAGCTGAATGTGCCGGTGGTGGCGCTGTCGCAGCTTAACCGCTCACTGGAGCAGCGTGCTGACAAACGGCCGGTTAACTCGGATCTGCGTGAATCGGGTTCGATCGAGCAGGATGCGGATTTGATCATGTTTATCTATCGCGATGAGGTTTACCACGAGAACAGCGATCTCAAAGGGATCGCCGAGATCATCCTGGGTAAACAGCGTAATGGCCCGATCGGTACGGTGCGCCTGACCTTCAATGGCCAGTGGTCACGCTTCGACAACTACGCGGGTCCGCAATACGACGATGAATAA
- a CDS encoding quinone oxidoreductase has product MAKRIQFSAHGGPDILEWTDFEPADPAEHEVQVEHRAIGINYIDTYVRSGLYPVAAFPSGLGTEAAGVVSRVGRGVTLFKPGDRVVYCLASMGAYSEVHNVAEDRLMHLPEAISFEQGAASFLKGLTTQYLLRQTYKISAGETFLFHAAAGGVGLIACQWAKALGAHLIGTVGSAEKATMAKNAGAWATINYREENIAQRVSELTEGKKVAVVYDSVGKDTWEASLDSLRRHGLMVSFGNASGPVTGIDLGILNKKGSLFVTRPSLFGYITNRQELETASAELFSLLASGAIKVDVPEQQKFALKEASRAHQMLESRATQGSCLLIP; this is encoded by the coding sequence ATGGCAAAGCGTATTCAGTTCAGCGCGCATGGCGGCCCGGACATCTTAGAGTGGACAGATTTTGAACCTGCTGACCCGGCTGAACATGAAGTGCAGGTTGAGCATCGCGCTATCGGCATTAATTACATCGATACCTATGTTCGCAGCGGGCTCTATCCGGTTGCCGCTTTCCCCTCTGGCCTGGGAACGGAAGCCGCAGGTGTGGTGTCGCGGGTTGGCCGTGGCGTGACTCTGTTTAAACCCGGCGATCGCGTAGTCTACTGTCTGGCATCGATGGGAGCCTATAGTGAAGTGCACAACGTAGCGGAAGATCGCCTGATGCATCTTCCGGAGGCGATCAGCTTTGAACAGGGCGCAGCCAGCTTTCTGAAAGGGCTGACTACACAATATCTGCTGCGTCAGACCTATAAAATCAGCGCCGGTGAGACCTTCCTGTTTCATGCCGCGGCGGGCGGCGTCGGGTTAATCGCCTGTCAGTGGGCAAAAGCGCTGGGTGCGCATTTGATCGGCACCGTGGGTTCAGCAGAAAAAGCCACCATGGCGAAAAACGCCGGTGCCTGGGCCACCATTAACTACCGCGAAGAGAATATTGCGCAGCGCGTCAGCGAACTGACGGAAGGGAAAAAAGTGGCAGTGGTGTATGACTCCGTGGGTAAAGATACCTGGGAAGCATCGCTGGATTCGCTGCGCCGTCACGGTCTGATGGTCAGTTTTGGTAATGCATCGGGTCCGGTGACCGGCATCGATCTGGGCATTCTGAATAAGAAAGGCTCGTTGTTTGTGACCCGACCTTCCCTGTTTGGCTATATCACCAATCGCCAGGAGCTGGAAACCGCCAGTGCCGAGCTGTTCTCCCTGCTGGCGAGCGGTGCCATTAAGGTTGATGTGCCGGAGCAGCAGAAGTTTGCGCTGAAAGAGGCCAGCCGGGCGCACCAGATGCTGGAGAGCCGCGCCACACAGGGATCATGTCTGTTAATCCCGTAA
- the pspG gene encoding envelope stress response protein PspG, translating to MEILFVLGFFLMLLLTGVSLLGVLAALVVATLVMFVGGLFALVIKVLPWLVLAVIAVWLHRAFFGDSDARARRKLRRKINRLDRKGWR from the coding sequence GTGGAAATTTTATTTGTATTGGGGTTTTTCCTGATGCTGTTGCTGACCGGCGTTTCACTGCTGGGCGTGCTGGCGGCACTGGTGGTCGCAACCCTCGTGATGTTTGTCGGTGGACTGTTTGCACTTGTTATCAAAGTGTTGCCGTGGCTGGTGCTGGCGGTGATTGCTGTGTGGCTGCATCGTGCCTTTTTTGGCGACAGTGATGCGCGAGCGCGCCGCAAGCTGAGACGTAAGATCAACAGGTTAGACCGCAAAGGCTGGCGCTAA
- the dusA gene encoding tRNA dihydrouridine(20/20a) synthase DusA encodes MPNFSSQRFSIAPMLDWTDRHCRYFHRQLTGDTLLYTEMVTTGAIIHGKGDYLAYSEAEHPVALQLGGSDPVALAQCAKLAEQRGYDEVNLNVGCPSDRVQNGRFGACLMAEANLVADAIKAMRDVVSIPVTVKTRIGIDELDSYEFLTDFIGTVAGRGECETFIIHARKAWLSGLSPKENREIPPLDYPRVYQLKRDFPHLTIALNGGVKTLEEAQTHLQHLDGVMMGREAYQNPGILAQVDQTLFGRQHPAANPVEVVRAMYPYIESELAKGTYLGHVTRHMLGLFQGIPGARQWRRHLSENAHKPGADVRVLEAALALVADKIPQEV; translated from the coding sequence ATGCCTAATTTCTCTTCGCAACGTTTCTCTATCGCCCCCATGCTCGATTGGACCGATCGTCACTGTCGCTATTTTCATCGTCAGCTGACCGGTGACACGCTGCTCTACACCGAAATGGTGACCACAGGCGCGATCATTCATGGCAAAGGGGATTACCTGGCATACAGCGAGGCGGAACATCCGGTCGCGTTGCAGCTTGGCGGTAGCGATCCGGTGGCGCTGGCGCAGTGTGCGAAGCTGGCAGAGCAGCGCGGATACGATGAAGTAAACCTGAATGTCGGCTGTCCTTCGGATCGGGTTCAGAATGGTCGTTTTGGTGCCTGCCTGATGGCCGAGGCGAATCTGGTCGCGGATGCGATTAAAGCGATGCGCGATGTGGTATCGATTCCGGTGACGGTGAAAACCCGCATCGGGATTGATGAGCTGGACAGCTATGAATTCCTGACGGACTTTATCGGCACGGTGGCAGGTCGCGGTGAGTGTGAGACGTTTATCATCCATGCGCGCAAAGCCTGGCTCTCTGGCCTCAGCCCCAAAGAGAACCGCGAAATTCCACCGCTGGACTATCCACGCGTATATCAGCTGAAACGCGATTTCCCGCATCTGACGATCGCGCTTAATGGCGGCGTAAAAACGCTGGAAGAAGCTCAGACCCACCTGCAGCACCTGGACGGTGTGATGATGGGACGTGAAGCCTATCAAAACCCCGGCATTCTGGCGCAGGTCGATCAGACGCTGTTTGGTCGTCAGCACCCGGCGGCAAACCCGGTGGAAGTGGTGCGCGCCATGTATCCCTATATCGAATCGGAACTGGCGAAGGGTACATATCTGGGACACGTCACACGCCATATGCTGGGACTGTTCCAGGGTATTCCGGGCGCCCGCCAGTGGCGACGTCACCTGAGTGAAAACGCTCACAAGCCGGGTGCCGATGTCCGTGTGCTGGAAGCCGCGCTGGCGCTGGTGGCGGATAAGATCCCACAGGAAGTCTGA
- the traF gene encoding conjugal transfer protein TraF — protein sequence MVKKSAQRSALKYSAAATALFLSSSAMAAGTWYDARNDAMGGTGVASSVYGSAVLANPALMTRAKSDDNVSIIIPSAGIQVTDKDKLIDKVDDITDTVDRYRDVIGNLTFADYLRGYPELRAASGDVADKLSDLRGNKADGSAGVAVAVTIPNETLPFAFITKAYGTAHVRANVVQGDIDYLRGVANGTVLPRPGDQNNLRSSANGLAALTIDYGVAVAHEFTIAGQPVSVGVTPKVQKTSLYNYTASIYNYDKNDINNSQYRSTDTGFNVDAGLATTFAENWTLGVTGQNLVSRDLQTKEVNGFRDTYQIRPLVTTGLSWDKGPFTVTGDVDLTETKRFKTQDNSQYAAVGAEYRVLDWLQLRAGYRADMRSNDENVATAGFGLSPFNKAVHLDLAGSVGANNTWGAMMQLGFNF from the coding sequence ATGGTGAAAAAATCCGCTCAACGTTCAGCGCTGAAGTATTCCGCTGCAGCGACCGCGCTTTTCCTTTCTTCTTCCGCCATGGCGGCAGGGACCTGGTATGATGCACGTAATGACGCCATGGGCGGCACCGGCGTAGCATCTTCTGTTTATGGCTCAGCAGTGCTGGCGAACCCGGCATTAATGACGCGTGCTAAATCTGACGATAACGTCAGCATTATTATTCCCTCGGCAGGTATTCAGGTTACTGACAAAGATAAGCTGATTGATAAAGTCGATGATATTACCGACACCGTGGATCGCTATCGCGACGTGATTGGTAACCTGACTTTTGCGGATTATCTGCGTGGCTACCCTGAACTGCGTGCTGCCTCCGGCGACGTCGCTGACAAGCTCAGCGATTTGCGCGGTAACAAAGCGGACGGCAGTGCAGGCGTGGCCGTGGCCGTCACGATCCCTAATGAGACCCTGCCTTTTGCGTTTATTACCAAAGCCTACGGTACGGCGCACGTCCGTGCCAACGTGGTCCAGGGTGATATCGACTACCTGCGCGGTGTTGCTAACGGAACGGTGCTGCCACGTCCTGGCGATCAAAATAACCTTCGCTCCAGTGCAAATGGCTTAGCGGCACTGACCATTGATTATGGTGTGGCGGTCGCGCATGAGTTCACCATCGCCGGTCAGCCGGTCTCGGTGGGCGTAACCCCGAAAGTGCAGAAAACCTCGCTCTATAACTACACTGCCAGCATCTATAACTACGACAAGAACGACATCAACAATAGCCAGTATCGCAGCACCGACACCGGCTTTAACGTTGATGCCGGTCTGGCGACCACCTTTGCTGAAAACTGGACGCTGGGCGTGACCGGACAGAACCTGGTTTCGCGCGATCTGCAGACCAAAGAGGTCAACGGATTCCGCGATACCTACCAGATTCGCCCGCTGGTCACCACCGGACTATCCTGGGATAAAGGTCCGTTTACCGTGACAGGCGATGTGGATCTGACGGAAACCAAACGCTTCAAAACCCAGGATAACAGCCAGTATGCGGCAGTGGGCGCGGAGTACCGCGTGCTTGACTGGCTGCAACTGCGTGCCGGTTATCGTGCGGACATGCGGTCTAACGACGAAAATGTTGCCACCGCAGGTTTTGGTCTGTCACCGTTTAACAAAGCTGTCCATCTGGATCTGGCTGGCTCGGTGGGGGCTAACAACACCTGGGGCGCGATGATGCAGCTGGGCTTTAACTTCTAA
- the zur gene encoding zinc uptake transcriptional repressor Zur, with the protein MTNMTSQQILIQAEKMCLQRGVRLTSQRAEVLRLMAEQPGSISAYDLLDQLRISEPQAKPPTVYRALDFLLEQGFIHRVESNNSYVMCHHFEAPAHTSVMLVCDRCAAVTEKQAQGVEKIIATLAGEAQFALRHSVIEAHGLCENCAAVEACTHHESCEHDHQDEGKKRGKRG; encoded by the coding sequence ATGACAAACATGACGTCGCAGCAAATTTTGATTCAGGCCGAAAAAATGTGCCTGCAGCGCGGTGTACGTCTGACTTCGCAGCGTGCTGAGGTGTTGCGCCTGATGGCCGAACAGCCTGGCTCGATCAGCGCTTACGATCTGCTGGATCAACTCCGCATCAGCGAACCGCAGGCCAAACCGCCCACCGTCTATCGTGCGCTGGACTTCCTGCTGGAGCAGGGTTTCATTCATCGGGTGGAGTCCAACAATAGCTACGTCATGTGTCACCACTTTGAGGCACCGGCGCATACGTCAGTGATGCTGGTCTGCGACCGCTGTGCAGCAGTAACGGAGAAACAGGCGCAGGGCGTGGAGAAGATTATCGCGACGCTGGCGGGTGAAGCGCAGTTCGCTTTACGCCATAGTGTGATCGAAGCGCATGGCCTGTGTGAAAATTGTGCTGCCGTAGAAGCCTGTACGCACCATGAAAGCTGTGAACACGATCATCAGGATGAGGGTAAAAAGCGGGGAAAACGCGGGTAA
- a CDS encoding CsbD family protein: protein MNKDEASGNWKQFKGKMKEKWGKLTDDDMQVIEGKRDQLVGKIQERYGYAKDEAEREVTDWEGQNKDHRW from the coding sequence ATGAATAAAGACGAAGCGAGCGGCAACTGGAAGCAGTTCAAAGGCAAAATGAAAGAGAAATGGGGCAAGCTGACCGACGATGACATGCAGGTTATCGAAGGCAAACGCGATCAGCTGGTTGGCAAAATCCAGGAACGTTATGGCTATGCGAAAGATGAAGCAGAGCGTGAAGTGACGGACTGGGAAGGCCAGAATAAAGACCACCGCTGGTAA
- the dinF gene encoding MATE family efflux transporter DinF, whose amino-acid sequence MRFITATDKNLWRLALPMILSNITVPLLGVVDTAVIGHLDSPVYLGGVAVGTTVTSFLFMLLLFLRMSTTGLTAQAFGAGDKTALARALTQPLIIALLAGVLFIALRYPIIQLATHLVGGNPAVLEQAALFIQIRWLSAPATLANLVILGWLLGVQYARAPVILLVVGNVVNIVLDLWLVMGLHWGVAGAATATALAEYITLGVGSIMVWRVLKLRGISLSLLKQSWRGDSGRLLRLNRDIMLRSLMLQLCFASLTVLGARLGPDVVAVNAVLLMFITFTAYALDGFAYAVEAFAGEAHGAKDGGKLRRVWHSACRQAVVVALFFSLIYAIAGPQIVTLLTSLPLLQQSADRYLVWQIVMPLIGVWCYLLDGMFIGATRGREMRNSMVVAAAGYFLTLLSVPVLGNHGLWLAVTVFLALRGLSLWLIWRRHWRQNSWFDA is encoded by the coding sequence ATGCGCTTTATCACGGCAACCGATAAAAATCTCTGGCGGCTTGCGCTGCCAATGATCCTTTCAAATATCACCGTTCCCTTACTGGGGGTGGTCGATACGGCAGTAATTGGTCATCTCGACAGCCCTGTCTATCTTGGCGGGGTTGCGGTCGGGACCACGGTGACCAGCTTCCTCTTTATGCTGCTGCTTTTCCTTCGAATGAGTACGACTGGCCTTACGGCGCAGGCGTTTGGTGCGGGTGATAAAACCGCGCTGGCACGCGCGCTGACGCAGCCGCTGATTATTGCGCTGCTGGCGGGTGTACTGTTCATCGCTTTACGTTATCCGATTATTCAGCTGGCGACCCATCTGGTTGGCGGCAATCCCGCTGTACTGGAACAGGCGGCACTGTTTATTCAGATTCGCTGGCTAAGCGCGCCTGCTACGCTGGCAAATCTGGTCATTCTGGGCTGGCTGCTGGGCGTGCAGTATGCGCGCGCGCCGGTGATCCTGCTGGTGGTGGGCAATGTGGTTAATATCGTGCTCGATCTGTGGCTGGTGATGGGGCTGCACTGGGGTGTCGCGGGTGCGGCAACCGCCACGGCGCTGGCGGAGTACATTACGCTGGGTGTCGGCAGCATCATGGTCTGGCGGGTCCTGAAGCTGCGCGGCATTTCGCTAAGCCTGCTGAAGCAGAGCTGGCGCGGTGACAGCGGCCGGCTGCTGCGGCTGAACCGGGATATCATGCTGCGCTCACTGATGCTGCAACTCTGTTTCGCCTCGCTGACCGTGCTGGGCGCGCGGCTGGGCCCGGATGTGGTGGCAGTTAACGCGGTATTGCTGATGTTCATTACGTTCACGGCCTATGCACTGGATGGCTTCGCCTACGCGGTTGAAGCGTTTGCCGGCGAGGCGCATGGTGCAAAAGATGGCGGCAAACTGCGGCGTGTCTGGCACTCTGCCTGTCGGCAGGCGGTGGTGGTGGCGCTGTTCTTCTCGCTGATCTATGCCATTGCTGGCCCGCAGATTGTTACCCTGTTGACCTCCCTTCCTTTGCTGCAACAAAGTGCTGACCGCTATCTGGTCTGGCAGATCGTTATGCCGCTGATCGGCGTCTGGTGTTATCTGCTGGATGGGATGTTCATCGGCGCGACGCGCGGACGTGAGATGCGTAACAGTATGGTGGTGGCAGCAGCAGGCTACTTTCTGACGCTGCTGAGCGTACCGGTGCTGGGCAATCACGGACTGTGGCTGGCGGTAACGGTTTTCCTGGCGCTGCGCGGTCTGTCACTGTGGCTCATCTGGCGCAGGCACTGGCGTCAGAACAGCTGGTTTGATGCCTGA